From Polynucleobacter sp. JS-JIR-II-b4, a single genomic window includes:
- a CDS encoding nucleotidyl transferase AbiEii/AbiGii toxin family protein has protein sequence MKKVNDIQRLQVLDVINEFGLGISEFALEKDFMVTDALASLANINNPDFELVFCGGTCLSKAYGLLDRVSEDVDIKATPKSSEALTRSKIRSSMSKLKDGLEAAMNLAGFKSEFISRDAKDDNNFIEFDIQYSSHFQVSPGMRANLKLEVSYSPLQLPKQDKEITLLFDSLASMNTGPRFSIPCVDLREALAEKVITFPRRLALSLAKTDEKVDNALVRHLYDVYQIIAKNPNLLKNDLELLTNLITQVIQKDGLDFAKQHDAFVKDPMGEIKKAMKYAKDDPHTKQTYDEFIRVMVYDKNAPSFEDAFSQFSQTLNLAIPNLSQ, from the coding sequence ATGAAAAAAGTTAACGACATCCAGCGACTCCAAGTCTTGGATGTAATTAATGAGTTTGGGCTTGGTATATCTGAATTCGCACTAGAAAAAGACTTCATGGTTACCGATGCTCTGGCCTCGCTTGCCAACATCAATAATCCAGACTTTGAATTAGTCTTCTGTGGTGGCACCTGCCTCTCCAAAGCCTATGGTCTATTGGATAGAGTCTCCGAAGATGTAGATATCAAAGCTACCCCAAAATCCTCAGAGGCATTGACGAGGAGCAAAATCCGCTCCAGCATGAGCAAGCTCAAAGATGGCCTTGAAGCAGCAATGAACTTGGCTGGCTTTAAATCGGAGTTCATTTCAAGAGATGCTAAGGACGATAACAACTTCATAGAATTCGATATCCAGTACTCATCCCACTTTCAGGTAAGCCCGGGCATGCGGGCTAATTTAAAGCTAGAAGTAAGTTACAGCCCCTTACAACTACCAAAGCAAGATAAAGAAATCACCCTACTCTTTGACTCCTTAGCCAGCATGAATACCGGCCCTAGGTTTTCAATTCCATGCGTAGATTTGAGAGAAGCTCTCGCTGAGAAAGTCATTACCTTCCCAAGACGTCTAGCCCTATCATTAGCCAAAACCGATGAAAAGGTAGATAACGCCTTAGTTCGTCATCTGTACGATGTTTATCAGATCATCGCAAAGAACCCCAACCTCCTAAAGAATGATCTGGAGCTGTTGACTAATCTGATAACTCAGGTCATTCAAAAGGATGGACTGGACTTTGCTAAACAGCATGATGCGTTTGTCAAAGATCCAATGGGTGAGATCAAGAAGGCTATGAAATACGCTAAAGACGATCCGCATACCAAGCAGACCTATGACGAATTCATCAGGGTTATGGTCTATGACAAGAATGCACCTTCTTTTGAAGATGCATTCTCACAGTTTTCCCAAACCCTGAATCTAGCTATACCGAACCTTTCTCAATAG